The following coding sequences lie in one Cloacibacillus sp. genomic window:
- a CDS encoding TRAP transporter large permease subunit, giving the protein MLSVIVPLIVLFGIVLIPIKAIKKYNIILALLLCSATALAMGGVSPEVIPGALLSGIERIAWVIGLSIFGSIYAQTQVKLGTIDTVLGCLKASVGRRPKGLIISIFLTLVIAGSLLGDAIASCTVIGILVVNAMDDLDIEPDKIGSIIMMGGILGSLMPPITQGFFLSASLVGVDVDPVLKLGYLTVGVCVVVGAFVAVRFIPKEMRSKTAVPERRAGQIFAEEWPLLIPLGILILIVVLRTGFKVELLLIIDPVLELFKDIPILRNMFNLSGASRTNQAIIAAIIASFCFPAVFKEGVSVLKSGISGVGKTVAIQVCAGIMLGSFYASGMIAKITAYTTNLSPHLLKLGGGMMMGLVGMITGSQTTAQNTIFSFLSQILVKNLNVDPVLTALGGAHIACAGQSLPPANLTAFVVAGIVGGVLMKDVNPIKISIYALPVTVVCFVIGFAAWFI; this is encoded by the coding sequence ATGTTATCTGTAATAGTACCGTTGATAGTACTCTTTGGCATCGTTCTGATTCCGATAAAGGCGATAAAAAAATACAACATCATTCTCGCTCTTTTACTCTGCTCAGCCACCGCGCTCGCCATGGGCGGGGTATCGCCGGAGGTTATTCCCGGCGCGCTGCTCAGTGGCATCGAGCGCATCGCGTGGGTCATCGGCCTCTCCATATTCGGCAGCATCTACGCTCAGACACAGGTTAAGCTGGGTACCATCGACACGGTCCTTGGCTGCCTCAAGGCCTCTGTGGGGAGACGTCCGAAGGGGCTTATCATCTCTATCTTTCTTACATTGGTCATCGCCGGCTCGCTCCTTGGCGACGCCATCGCCTCCTGCACCGTTATCGGAATACTCGTGGTCAATGCGATGGACGACCTGGACATCGAACCGGACAAGATAGGCTCCATCATTATGATGGGCGGCATTCTCGGTTCGCTCATGCCTCCGATCACGCAGGGATTCTTCCTCTCGGCGAGCCTTGTCGGGGTCGATGTCGATCCTGTGCTCAAGCTGGGGTATCTGACGGTGGGCGTTTGTGTCGTGGTGGGTGCCTTCGTCGCGGTGCGCTTCATACCGAAAGAGATGCGCTCAAAGACGGCGGTACCGGAGCGCCGCGCCGGGCAGATATTCGCCGAAGAATGGCCCCTTCTGATACCGCTCGGCATACTCATCCTGATTGTGGTCCTCCGCACTGGTTTCAAAGTAGAGCTGCTGCTAATAATAGACCCGGTTCTGGAACTCTTCAAAGATATTCCGATACTGAGGAACATGTTCAACCTCAGCGGCGCAAGCCGCACGAATCAGGCGATTATTGCCGCGATCATTGCCAGCTTCTGCTTCCCCGCCGTCTTTAAAGAGGGCGTATCGGTACTAAAATCCGGCATCAGCGGCGTTGGGAAGACGGTGGCCATACAGGTCTGCGCCGGTATAATGCTTGGCTCCTTCTACGCATCGGGCATGATCGCTAAAATAACGGCTTACACGACGAACCTTTCTCCACACCTTCTGAAACTGGGCGGCGGTATGATGATGGGGCTTGTCGGCATGATAACGGGATCGCAGACGACGGCGCAGAATACCATATTTTCTTTCTTAAGCCAGATACTTGTTAAAAATCTCAATGTCGACCCCGTACTTACGGCGCTCGGCGGCGCGCACATCGCCTGTGCCGGACAGTCGCTGCCTCCGGCGAACCTCACGGCCTTCGTCGTTGCCGGCATCGTTGGCGGCGTCCTGATGAAAGACGTCAATCCGATAAAGATATCCATCTACGCGCTGCCTGTGACGGTCGTTTGCTTCGTAATAGGCTTTGCGGCGTGGTTTATATAG
- a CDS encoding FAD-binding oxidoreductase encodes MEKNADVIVIGSGVIGSSVAYNLTKKGASVLMLEAGTLGCGASSACDGFVILQSKSPGPHLTMALASEILYRTLSEELDYDIGYSHCGGMIIIEREEELEAMKIFMSKQKDLGLDVSLISGDEARIVEPALSKHIVGATISTRDAQVNPLYMVNGYITAAKRLGLRVKKHKKATDFIRDKEHVIGVRCGGDSLYADNVVVCNSIGAPELFAKIGCELPIIPRRGQLVITEPVNPLIYHVMLCSRYIAAKYHPELLEGSSDESIRLGVGMALEQTAEGGLLIGSTREFVGADRSTTVAGVRAVTQHAARIVPALKRIRAVRTFAGLRPYTPDGKAFMRAVPEHKGLFIAAGHEGDGIAYAPITGKTIAELVVDGSTGVDLTPFAVDRKIEKH; translated from the coding sequence ATGGAAAAGAACGCGGATGTCATTGTAATAGGTTCCGGTGTAATCGGTTCCTCTGTTGCCTACAATTTAACGAAAAAGGGCGCCTCTGTTCTGATGCTTGAGGCCGGCACGCTGGGCTGCGGAGCTTCGTCGGCCTGCGACGGGTTCGTCATACTTCAATCCAAGAGCCCCGGGCCGCACCTGACGATGGCCCTCGCCTCCGAGATACTTTACCGGACCCTCTCGGAAGAGCTCGACTACGATATTGGCTACAGCCACTGCGGCGGTATGATTATCATCGAGCGCGAAGAGGAGCTCGAGGCGATGAAGATATTTATGTCGAAGCAGAAGGATCTTGGACTTGATGTATCGCTCATCTCCGGTGATGAAGCGAGAATCGTTGAACCCGCACTTTCAAAGCACATCGTCGGCGCTACTATCAGCACGCGCGACGCGCAGGTAAACCCTCTCTACATGGTAAACGGATATATAACGGCGGCAAAAAGACTTGGCCTGCGCGTCAAAAAACATAAAAAAGCGACGGATTTTATACGGGACAAGGAGCACGTGATCGGCGTAAGATGCGGCGGCGACAGCCTGTACGCCGATAACGTAGTCGTCTGCAACAGCATCGGCGCTCCTGAGCTGTTCGCAAAGATCGGCTGCGAGCTGCCAATAATCCCCCGCAGGGGGCAGCTTGTCATTACCGAACCTGTTAACCCGTTGATTTATCATGTGATGCTCTGCTCGCGCTATATCGCCGCGAAATACCATCCGGAACTTCTGGAGGGCTCCTCCGACGAATCTATACGCCTCGGCGTCGGCATGGCGCTTGAACAGACGGCGGAAGGCGGCCTGCTGATCGGAAGCACGCGTGAATTTGTCGGCGCCGACCGTTCCACGACGGTCGCTGGCGTGCGTGCGGTGACGCAGCACGCGGCGCGCATCGTTCCCGCCCTGAAGCGTATCAGAGCGGTACGCACATTTGCGGGGCTGCGCCCCTACACCCCGGACGGCAAAGCCTTCATGAGAGCGGTGCCGGAACACAAAGGGTTATTCATCGCGGCGGGGCATGAGGGCGACGGCATCGCCTACGCCCCGATCACCGGAAAGACAATCGCCGAGCTGGTCGTTGACGGCAGCACAGGAGTCGACCTTACCCCCTTCGCGGTGGACCGCAAGATTGAAAAACACTGA
- a CDS encoding thiamine pyrophosphate-binding protein, with protein MKCGKILLEMLKLYKVEYVFGLPGETTLGWYDEWKRFEGIEHVMVRDERNAVFMADGYAKVSGRPGVCEGPSVGAPHMLPGVVEAYSSSIPLIVITSDIPLNGEKHNMLTGADQNSMFKAFVKDTFNVYKAADIPFIIRRAFRLATSGRPGPVHIRLPQDVLKEDAEVKDLYAQPEFAACPGKRFRASQEDISAAAGLLHASKRGVMICGQGALLSGAWAEVEKTAEKYGLAVLTTINGKGIISESSDYSGGIVGARGANSVANALMRDADLIFFVGSSTDSAGTASWKFPAKEAAVPMIQLDINEAELGNNYPVTVTMLGDAKATLASLLDADRDYICGSHANIEKLKKDKADYTLAVERALDMSNVPCDPVRLVKETESEMPKDSILVVDPGISAVYPAGFIKSSGGRRDFVCNFAQGSLGYATAAAMGAAKASPESTIVHITGDGSFGFCAGEYETLARTGGNIKVILINNHSFGWIRVSNDMAYGNEPFATEFADIDYVKIVEGFGIPAARLEEGDSLSERLKELFAKEGVAFLEIVCAPEDECVPPVPGWAEKAREKGMKNHY; from the coding sequence GTGGAAACGGTTCGAGGGCATAGAACATGTAATGGTGCGCGACGAAAGAAACGCGGTCTTTATGGCAGACGGCTACGCAAAGGTCAGCGGCAGACCGGGCGTATGCGAGGGGCCCAGCGTCGGCGCGCCGCACATGCTGCCGGGCGTCGTTGAGGCGTACAGCTCCTCCATCCCGCTTATCGTTATCACCTCCGATATCCCGCTGAACGGGGAAAAACACAACATGCTTACCGGAGCGGACCAGAACAGCATGTTCAAAGCATTTGTAAAAGATACCTTCAACGTATATAAGGCAGCGGATATTCCATTTATCATCCGCCGCGCCTTCCGTCTTGCGACGAGCGGCCGCCCCGGCCCTGTGCATATCCGTCTCCCGCAGGATGTGCTGAAAGAAGATGCCGAAGTGAAAGATTTATATGCGCAGCCGGAATTCGCCGCCTGTCCCGGCAAGCGTTTTCGCGCCTCACAGGAGGATATCTCCGCCGCGGCCGGACTTCTTCACGCTTCAAAACGCGGCGTGATGATCTGCGGGCAGGGGGCGCTGCTGTCCGGCGCCTGGGCCGAGGTGGAAAAAACTGCGGAAAAATATGGACTAGCGGTGCTGACGACGATCAACGGAAAGGGAATCATCAGTGAATCTTCCGATTATTCCGGAGGCATCGTCGGCGCACGTGGCGCAAACAGCGTCGCCAACGCCCTCATGCGGGACGCCGACCTGATTTTCTTCGTCGGTTCCAGCACAGACTCTGCCGGTACCGCGAGCTGGAAGTTCCCAGCAAAAGAGGCCGCCGTTCCGATGATACAGCTTGATATCAACGAGGCCGAGCTTGGCAACAACTACCCCGTGACGGTCACGATGCTCGGCGACGCGAAAGCCACGCTCGCCTCGCTGCTTGACGCCGACAGGGATTATATCTGCGGCAGCCATGCCAATATTGAGAAGCTCAAAAAAGATAAGGCGGACTATACGCTCGCGGTAGAGCGCGCGCTTGATATGTCGAATGTTCCCTGCGACCCCGTGCGGCTCGTGAAGGAGACGGAAAGTGAGATGCCGAAGGATTCGATCCTTGTTGTCGATCCGGGAATCAGCGCCGTCTATCCCGCCGGTTTCATAAAGTCAAGCGGCGGACGCCGCGACTTTGTCTGCAACTTCGCGCAGGGCTCCCTTGGATACGCCACCGCCGCGGCGATGGGCGCGGCAAAGGCCTCTCCCGAGAGCACGATCGTGCATATCACGGGAGACGGCAGCTTCGGCTTCTGCGCGGGAGAGTACGAGACGCTCGCGAGGACTGGCGGCAATATAAAGGTGATACTCATCAACAACCATTCCTTTGGCTGGATACGTGTATCGAACGATATGGCATACGGCAATGAGCCGTTTGCCACCGAGTTTGCGGATATCGATTACGTGAAGATCGTCGAAGGATTCGGAATCCCCGCCGCTCGCCTTGAAGAGGGTGACAGTCTCAGCGAACGTCTTAAAGAGCTGTTCGCAAAGGAAGGCGTCGCATTTCTCGAAATAGTCTGCGCTCCGGAAGACGAGTGTGTCCCCCCCGTGCCGGGCTGGGCGGAGAAGGCGCGCGAAAAGGGCATGAAAAACCATTATTAA